The following proteins are co-located in the Leptospira sp. GIMC2001 genome:
- a CDS encoding ParA family protein, which translates to MITVSIANQKGGEGKTTTSLNLAIGLARRKKRTLLVDMDPQANSTGIFINPETASKNIYHVFQKKAKMKDVIVPVYNESLFLAPSSMNLAEMEAMSNNSVEAPYILRDSLQTIEADFDFCIIDCPPSLSIFTINSLVASSFVIIPLQAEKFSVDGIVGLQQTITSIKKRINPNLEIMGALITQLKPQTLLTKTIVPVLNKYFKIFENSISDGVAVGESHLAKKSVFDYNKSSRQAQEYEGFVEEVLSELKG; encoded by the coding sequence ATGATCACAGTTTCAATAGCAAATCAAAAAGGTGGAGAAGGCAAAACTACTACTTCACTTAACCTTGCCATAGGCTTAGCCAGACGTAAAAAAAGAACCTTATTGGTTGATATGGATCCTCAGGCTAATTCCACAGGAATTTTTATTAATCCAGAGACTGCCTCTAAAAATATTTATCATGTTTTCCAAAAGAAAGCAAAGATGAAGGATGTTATCGTTCCCGTTTACAATGAGAGTCTGTTTCTCGCTCCATCGTCAATGAACCTTGCAGAGATGGAAGCTATGAGCAATAATTCTGTCGAAGCTCCCTATATTCTACGAGATTCCCTCCAGACAATAGAAGCGGATTTTGATTTTTGTATAATTGATTGTCCTCCAAGTTTGTCCATATTTACGATCAACTCTCTCGTTGCCTCTAGTTTTGTGATCATCCCTCTCCAAGCTGAAAAATTCTCCGTGGACGGAATTGTTGGACTCCAGCAAACCATTACAAGCATAAAGAAGCGGATAAATCCAAATCTTGAAATTATGGGAGCATTGATCACTCAGCTCAAGCCTCAGACACTTTTGACCAAAACAATAGTTCCGGTACTAAATAAGTATTTTAAAATATTCGAAAATAGTATTTCAGATGGAGTAGCTGTTGGAGAAAGTCACTTAGCCAAAAAGTCCGTTTTTGATTACAATAAATCAAGCAGACAAGCGCAAGAATATGAAGGATTCGTCGAGGAGGTTCTAAGTGAGCTCAAAGGGTAA
- a CDS encoding ParB/RepB/Spo0J family partition protein yields the protein MSSKGKRLGSLADVFKSESLDGTIRKIRLDRIRPSTLQPRQDRKKGVEELALSLKAEGLLQPIVVARDVNDEDGFKIIAGERRYHAASSLGWSEIECKIFDRNEKEIYKLAIIENLQREDLSAFEEADALNHLKKEYKYTDSELADMFSKSRSYMTEIISIVGMSAKAMKTCKELEIKNKNLLVQAAQAEKKGNFEEFLERYKSGELRTVKEAKEFNRSPGIEEVSKSSPQPSPLFPNLKNSDQNKNPGIRFIKKPDSVNIECSDPALLMEIYKFVKKEIPKKFNL from the coding sequence GTGAGCTCAAAGGGTAAAAGATTAGGTTCTCTTGCAGATGTTTTTAAATCGGAATCATTAGATGGTACTATTCGCAAAATTAGATTAGATAGAATTCGACCCTCAACTCTTCAGCCCCGACAAGACCGGAAAAAAGGTGTTGAGGAATTGGCACTTTCACTCAAAGCAGAAGGACTTCTGCAGCCTATTGTTGTTGCCCGAGATGTCAACGATGAGGATGGATTCAAAATCATTGCTGGTGAGAGAAGATATCACGCCGCCTCGAGTCTTGGCTGGAGTGAAATTGAGTGCAAAATTTTTGACAGAAATGAAAAAGAAATCTATAAATTGGCCATCATCGAAAACCTTCAGAGGGAAGATCTTTCTGCTTTTGAGGAAGCGGATGCTCTCAACCATTTAAAAAAGGAATACAAATATACGGATTCGGAACTTGCCGACATGTTCAGCAAAAGCCGAAGTTATATGACAGAGATCATTAGTATAGTCGGAATGTCTGCCAAGGCAATGAAGACTTGCAAAGAACTGGAAATCAAAAACAAAAATCTCTTGGTTCAAGCAGCTCAAGCGGAAAAAAAAGGCAATTTCGAAGAATTCCTCGAAAGATACAAATCGGGAGAACTCAGAACCGTAAAAGAAGCAAAGGAGTTCAATCGAAGCCCAGGAATCGAAGAAGTATCCAAAAGTTCTCCCCAACCTTCTCCCTTGTTTCCAAATCTAAAAAATTCGGATCAGAACAAAAATCCGGGGATTCGCTTCATCAAAAAACCAGACTCCGTGAACATAGAATGCTCAGATCCGGCCTTATTGATGGAAATTTACAAATTTGTAAAAAAAGAAATACCGAAAAAATTCAACCTCTAA
- a CDS encoding helix-turn-helix domain-containing protein, whose translation MSEHQPYIRIMTDVIDSGVWALLSSSARTLYPVLLKFSDFHFKPVWPNTETLMGLTGFKTKKSIVEAKRDLEKHGLIHTIAGSGRKSTKFYFLFDYEGSKITPLGDTGIPHRVANQYASGDYEGSSKGVMDGTPNHIKITINNNQHNRTKESGNESDDSEFSEEKKQSKELSNSKMSLASLLEDFGADVFYYAYREAEKRGLHSNLQYLKAICKNRVQFLQDSLKNGQYSANRIPSPVSWKGFLEWAESHLSTSSANEFKKLDICVDGSVLCVNSSISIAQKSLIERYFSEEAESNLTVVFASPKVENRIF comes from the coding sequence ATGAGCGAACACCAACCATACATTCGTATCATGACGGATGTTATAGACTCAGGGGTCTGGGCCCTGCTGTCTTCTTCTGCCCGGACACTTTATCCGGTGCTATTGAAATTCTCAGACTTCCATTTTAAGCCTGTTTGGCCGAATACAGAAACATTGATGGGTCTGACTGGATTCAAAACCAAGAAATCTATTGTGGAGGCAAAGCGAGATCTGGAAAAGCACGGACTTATTCATACGATCGCAGGATCCGGAAGGAAAAGCACAAAGTTTTATTTTCTTTTTGATTATGAGGGTTCTAAAATTACACCTCTGGGCGATACAGGAATACCCCACAGGGTGGCAAATCAGTATGCCTCTGGGGATTATGAGGGTAGTTCAAAGGGGGTTATGGATGGAACCCCGAACCATATTAAGATAACTATTAACAATAACCAACATAATAGAACCAAAGAATCAGGAAATGAATCTGACGATTCGGAGTTTTCAGAAGAAAAAAAACAATCCAAAGAGTTATCGAATTCTAAGATGAGTCTGGCTTCCCTTTTGGAAGATTTCGGTGCAGATGTTTTCTATTATGCTTATCGTGAAGCAGAAAAGCGAGGACTTCATAGCAACCTTCAATATCTTAAAGCTATCTGCAAGAATCGAGTGCAGTTCTTGCAAGATTCGCTTAAAAATGGGCAGTATTCAGCTAATCGGATCCCTTCCCCTGTTTCTTGGAAAGGATTTTTGGAATGGGCTGAATCTCACCTTTCCACCTCTTCAGCAAACGAATTTAAAAAATTGGATATTTGTGTAGATGGATCTGTACTCTGCGTGAACAGTTCTATCTCAATTGCACAAAAAAGCTTAATTGAGCGGTATTTTTCGGAAGAAGCAGAATCGAATCTCACTGTGGTTTTTGCTTCCCCTAAAGTGGAGAACAGAATTTTTTGA